The candidate division KSB1 bacterium region GTCCACCTCTTCCGGCACATCCGCCTTGGGCAGGCACTGGAACAAGCGCACCGTCTTGCGCAGCGAATCCACCACCGCACAGCACTGCGGACACTCCTCCAGATGAGCCCTGATCATTCGACACTGCTCCGAATCCAGCTCCTCATCCAGCGCCGCGCAAATCTCATCCAACTTGTGCAAACATCTTGCGCTCACTTCTTACCCCTCTCCACATACTCAGCAAGACGATCGCGCAAAAATAACCTCGCCCGATGAATATGCGTCTTCACCGTCGCCACATTCAACTCCAACATCTCCGCAATCTGCTGCAGCGACAACCCCTCCATGTCCTTCAACACAAACGCCGTCTTGTACTTCGGCGGCAGCGCCTCAATCGCCTCCTCCATCACCCTCCGCAGCTCCGCATTCAACACCATCGCCTCCGGACTCTCAGCCAGCGAACGGTTGAACGCAGCAAGATCTCGACTCTCATCCAAATTGTACTCTTCCAACGAGTATACCGGCGTCCTCCGCTTGCGCAGCTGCATCAATGCAAAATTGGTGGCAATGCGATAAATCCACGTGCCCAACTGCGCATCCCCGCGAAAGCTGGGCAGCGCCTCCAGCACCTTGATGAATGTCTCCTGCATCACCCCCTCCGCCTCCTCCACGTTCCCCGTCAGTCGCAGCGCCACATTGTACACCATCTGCTCGTACTTCCGCACGATGGCCGCCTGTGCGCCACGATCACCCGCCTTGGCCCGCTCAATAAGCTCAGCTTCGCTTTCCTGCACCAACACCATGCGCCTTTACCGCAAACTCCGACTGAGTGCCTTGTGCGCAAGATACACAAACATTGGCAAAAAAGCAAGGCCAAACTCGGTTGGGTGCAGTAAAGGCGCAGGCGTGGATACCTTGGCGCTAGTTCTTTGCAGGGGTCAGGTGGCGGTCAACCATCTTTTTCAGTTCCTTTTCCGGCACGGCCCCCACAATCTTGTCTACCACTTGGCCGTCCTTGAACAAGATCAGTGTGGGTATGCCCGTGACGCCGTAAGTCATTGCCGCCTTGCCATGGAGGTCCACATTCACTTTGCCCACTTTCAGTCTCCCGGCATAATCCGCGGCCACCTTCTCCACCACCGGCGCCACCATGCGGCACGGCCCACACCATTCCGCCCAAAAATCCACCAAGACCAAACCCTTGTGTTCAGTCACCTCGCTTGCGAAATTAGCATCTGTCAGTTCTACTGGTTTTCCCATCTGTTACCTCCCTTGTTCTGCTTGTTTTGGTCGAATCTCTACATCAACAGAGATCTCACAGGCCTGGCGCAGCATCGCCGATACCGAGCAATAGGTGCTTTGGGAGAGCTGCACTGCCCTGTTCACCGCTTCCGGAGGGATATTGTCGCCGACCAACACGTACTTGAGTCGAATCGCTGTGAAAGTCTTTGGATGTTCCTTGGCACGATCTGCCTCCACTTCCATGTAGAAATCGTCGTATTTCACCCGCATCTTATCAAGGATGGAGGCCACATCCATACCAGTACACCCGGCCAGAGCCACCAGGAGCAATTCCATGGGCCGAGAACCGGCGTTGCTACCTCCCACTTTCGGGTCAGCATCCATCGCCACCCAGTGGTTGGAGTCCGCTTTGCCTACAAAGGTCAAACCTTGTACCTGCCGCACTATGGCCTTCATACCCTATTCCTCTGCAAGGTAGAGATTGAGCTCATGGACAAGGGCAGCTATCTCGGCCTCAGAAAAGCCCTTGTCGCGAGCACTGCTAGCCACCGTACCCCACACCGGTTCCCCGCATGCCAGGCACTTGATTCCGTGCTCCATCAAAAAGCGCACGGCGCGCGGGTACCTATTCACCAGCTCCTCGATGGGCGTCTGGCCCTCTACCAACGGCGCAGGCGTGCGCTCCTCACTCATCGTGCATCCCTCATCTTTTTCCTCCGCGCAAGGAGCGTCTTGATGTCGCGTTCAAACATTTGCTTCGGCGTGTAGCCCACGTATTTTTGGTGGATGTACCCCTCGTGGTCAATGACAAAGGTAGTTGGGATGCCCTCGATTGGTCCATAGCCCCTGAAGACCTCGTCCGTGGCAATTAGGTTGAGGTAAGGCACCCGGTGCTCGCGGACAAAAGAGCGTACGGCATCCACGCCATTGCGCGCCGCCGCAACCCCGATCATCACAAAACCACTGTCCGCGTACGCGCGATGTAGCTCCGCAAACTCTGGAATCTCCCTGCGACACGGTGGGCACCAAGTATCCCAGATATCCACAATGACCACTTTGCCGCGAAAGTCCGACAGACTGTGGGTCTTGCCGTCGAGATCCTTGAGCCGAAAGTCATAGGCCTTCTTCCTGCCCTCTTGCGCCTGCGGGGCGTCGTCTACCCAGGCCGCCGCCAGAAGCGCGACAACCAGCAACAAAGCCCTTGTGATGCTCAATGCCTTCATCTGGTTTGCCTCCCCTCGTTTCTCCCTTATCTGTCTGGCCAAAGGGTGCGTGTTGACCTCGGACCGCGACCTAATGAACACCGCACGACTCACATAAGCTCTTCCATTAGATAACGCGCGTTGGCAAAAGTTTCACCGGTACCACAGCCGGGAGAGACGGTATCCTGTGCCGAGCAACGCGCATGCGACTGCCTCCGGAGGCCCCCTTCACCGCGGAAAGGGATTCAGGCGCCAGGGGACTCTGAGAGGGAGGATGCATGGTATACAAGGAACTAAGGGGTTGAGGTATATGAGGGAAGAATTGCTTGAGGGGTTGCGAGCAATTAGTGTTGGGATTTAGGTTTTGTAGCATAATCCCTCTAAACACGGAGGGAGAGATGACCTACTACGGTGTGATGAGAGGCGTGGAGAACATATTCAACCTACGGCTGGCAATGGTCGAGCTTGCCACGGAGAAGGGAAGATCTGAGGCAGTCCGCCAGTACAACACGACCCGCAGGACAGCGCGGAAATGGGTGAGGCGTCACGAAGAGCAAGGGCTTACGGGACTTGATCAGAACAGGGCGCCGAAGCATATTCCTCACAAAACCCCGAAGGCGATGGAGGATCGGTTTATAGAGTTACGGAGGAATCATCCGGCGTGGGGGCCGGAGAGGTTAAAGATGCATTACGAGCTTCGCATCTCTGCCAAGGCAATAGCACGGATCATTCGCCAGGCGGGTCTTGTGAGGAGGAAGAAGAGAAAGTGGCAAAAGCAAAGGGACTTGAGGGAGGTGAAAAAGCAATCAAGACCTTTCCGGCTTATTACCATAGATGTCAAGGACCTTTGCGATGATATGGACAAGCACTGGCCGCCGATGATGAGGCTTCACCTGCCACGCGATGAATACAGTGCCAGAGACGTGCGGACCGGTGGGGGCTGGTATGCGTATGGGAGGACAAAAGAGTCCACCAATGCCGCCATATTTGCCAGCTATCTACTTTCTTCCCTGAAGCACTATGGGGTGGATATGAAAGGATTGACAATCCAGACTCCCAATGGGTCAGAGTTCATCGGGAGTGTGCGCAAGAGAGGTGAGAGCGCGTTTAAGGAGGTTCTTGATGACTTTGGGGTGAGGCATTGCCGGATATACTAGGCAGAGCGATGTGGAGACTTTTCATAAGCTGATAGAGGGTTCAGAAGGCTACAGGGACATGGATGAATTCATAGGAGAGTGCTCTGCCTATGAGCTTTATTTCAATTTCAGGAGAAAGACCCGGCATAGGGCACGGCGGACACCGGTAAACAGATACTCAAGGACAGTGGCGACAATACCTGCCCGCACGTGTTCAATCTCCCACCCGTGATTCTCGATCACTATCTCCACCACTTCACAAAGGGTGGCATGATGTGGGGTCAGTGACCACGCATCAACAATTTCCTACTTGAATTTGTGGAACCGGAGTTGTATCTTTGTCCCAACCGAAAAGCAGCAGGACAGGGGTCGTACCGGGTGGCCATCGGCCCCTTTTTTGCGTGGTCTTACGGGTGACTTGTGATAACCATACATCCTTCCGAAGCCCCAACCTTACTTGAACCGCTTGGGCAGGAGTTCGCGATCATCGAGAATCCGGCGTACGTGTTTCCCCCTTACGACGTGGTACCCCTTGCGCCAAAGATCCTCACGCCGAGAGAGCGCCTGGTAGCCGTGGTGCAGGATATGGACGGGACCACCACTACCACCGAGAACCTATGCCTTCATTCGCTGGAGACCATGGTCAGACGCGTGACTAATCGCCCCAGGCGGGAGGAGTGGACGGGGCTTGACCGCCAGCGAGATTACCCGCACATCATTGGCAACAGTACCACCAAGCATGTAGAGTATTTGCTCAAAACCTACGGCGACGCGATAGACCTTGAGGCCTTTCGTGAGGCTTACCTGCAGGCAGCGCTGTGGACGGTGGCCAACCGTCCGGACGAGCGCAGAACCGAAGAGGTGCTGACAAATCTCCGCCACTTCGGCTGCGCAGATCTCCTTGAGGTTGAACCGGTGCGCTCATGGCTGGCACGAGCCAGCGATTGCGGTGCACTGGCGGGGGTACCCGAGGAGGCACGGCCTTCGATTCAGCGGGTGGCCCAACGCATCCCGCTGGCCGACTTCACCGACAGGGTGCGGGCAGCGATAGACATCTATTACCAGCGCTATCACGAGATCCTCATCCACGTGCGCTTGGGAAAAGCTGAGCAGTTCCGCAACCTCTTGCCTGACCCGAGTAGGAGGCTCATCGAGCCTATGCCGGGGGTCGCCGTTTTTCTGGCGGCGGTGAAGGGCTGGCTAGGGGCGGAGCTAGCCCTTTTCTATGAGTTACTGTGTGGGCACTGCCCCGATCCCGGCGACGCGGGTCCCCAACGCCAGACCCTCGCCGCCCTCGGCCACCACCTCGAGGAGCATCCCCTAAAGGTTGCAGTCGTAACCTCATCCATCGCTTACGAGGCGAACATTGTGCTGTGCGAAGTGTTTCGTGTCATCTGCGAAGAGGTGGAGGCCTGGCCTGTATCGGCGGATCGGCGGCGCTGGCTCCAGGAACAGTTCGCCGATTACCATCGGGTCTTTGACGTGGTGGTCACAGCGTCCGATTCCAGCGAGATCAGGCTCAAGCCCCATCGCGACTTGTACAGCCTGGCGCTGCACCAGCTTGGGGTGGCAAAGAGCGATTTCAACAAGGTGATCGGATTTGAAGACAGCGAGTCGGGGGTGATTGCCATTCGGGCTGCGGGGGTTGGGCTGTGCGTAGCAGTGCCTTTTAGCGACACGCGCGGGCATAACCTTGAGCAGGCCGCCTATGTGCTGCACGGCGGGCTCCCGGAGGCGCTGCTGCGCCACGCGCTATTCCTTGACCCGCGCCTACTTCAGGGGTAAATTGAGGACAGGGACCATAGCTCGGTGACTGTTAGCCTTTCGAAGCACAATTGTGCAGGGAACACGGCCAGAATCAAACAGGAGGAAGGCGATGACATCGTTTCGCCGGATGTTTCGTGTGGGCATCGCCAGTGAGCTTGGCGTGCTTGTGCTGATGGCGTCCTTGACTTGGGCAGGGACCACCGGCAAGATCGCGGGGGTAGTCAAGGACGCCGACTCTGGGGAACCGCTCCCGCTGGCCAATGTGACCCTTAAGGGTACCTATCTCGGCGCCGCGACGGACGTCAAAGGACGCTATCACATCCTGAGTGTACCGCCAGGCACCTACACCTTGGTGGTCACCATGATGGGATACACCCGCGTGGAGGTGACCAACGTCCGGGTGAGCATAGATCAGACCGCGCGGGTGGACATCAGCCTGCGGCAGGCCGTGCTGGACCTCGGCACCTCAGTGGTGGTAGAAGCATCGCGGCCAATCATCCAAAAGGACTTGACCACTAGCATCGAGGTCATCGGCGTCGACCGGCTCTATCAAGCCCCTGTGTCGCAAGTCTACGAAGCTGTGCACTTGCAGACGGGCGTCTTCTTTGACCCGATACCCGTGGAAGGGAACCTTTCCGGCACTGGCAGAGGTGAGCCGCGCTACTCCGTGAGAGGAGGCGAGCAGGACGAAGTAGTGTGGTTCATAGACGGCACGCGGTCGGCGGCCTGGGCTGAGGCAAAGGCGGACGCCGGCGGGTCTTTCACGCGCATCAACCGCGAGGCGGTCAAAGAGGTTCAGGTCATCACTGGCGGGTTCAACGCCGAATATGGCCAGGCGCAGTCGGGCATCGTGAACGTCATCACCAAGGAAGGTGACCAGCGCTACTCCTGGTCTGTCGATTACCAATATGGCCCACCGCACCAGCGGCACTTTGGCACCTACCTTTACGACCGGGAGAAGAATATCGAGTTCAAGCGCCACACGCTGGTGGATTCGGCCACGGGCGCCACCTATCTGGACCCCGCCTGGTGGACGCCTGAGCGCCAGAAACAGGTGTACGACTACCGCGCCTTTGCTGATCACCAGGTTCAGCTCTCTTTCGGGGGACCAGTGCCAGGTAAGTTCATCCCCTTGCTGGGTGGCGAGTTGGCAAAGATGACATTTTTCGCCACGGCCCGCTACCAGCAGGAGGCCTACGACCTGCCCCGTCCGCGCGACACCCGCAACCTGAGCGAGTTCACCCTCAGCGGCAACTATGGGGTGCGTCCGGGGCTGAACATCAAGTTCGGTGGCCTGTACAGCCACGATGCCCACGCCACCAACGGCGAGGAGAGTTTTCCTTACTTCGCCAAGTACTATCGAGGCTATGGCACCCTCCTGGATAACTATGTCACGCAACTTCGCCTTGGGGTCATTCACGTGCTAAGCCCCCGGCTTTTTTACGAGCTCAAGCTGAGTTCCTATACCCTCAGGCAGGATGAGACGCCCAGTCCCTACCGCGTGCTGGGGCAATCCAAGAACCCTGACATCTGGGGCTGGCATCGATACGATGGGTTCGAGGATGAGCCGTTTCTCGCCCATCACTTTAGTTCTCTGGCACACAATGTAACCAGTGATTTGGCAGCGGTGGGAAACGTCAGCTGGCAGGTAAATGAGAGTAATCTGCTCAAGACAGGGTTTGAGTTCCATTACAACACCTACAAAGAAGACAGCTGGGTCCTCTCCGAGTGGAGTTCCGACCTGCGCGATTGGCGGTGCCGTGGACTGAATGAAACCTACCACCCATTGCAGCTGGCGTTCTACGTCCAGGACAAGATGGAATTCGAGAGCATGATCCTCAACGTCGGCGTCCGCTATGACCTGTATGACGGGAACCGGGAGTGGTTTACCAAGGACAGCTTTGTGCTCAATCCGTCCCTTGACCCTGAATACAATCCGAACGCTGACCCTGACAAGGATGGCATCGATTCACTCGGGCACAAGAAATGGGACTTTGCCAACGTTCTGGCCAAACCCCGCTTTCGAGTGCCGGCGTTTCACTCCATCAACCCTCGCCTTGGCATTTCCTTCCCCATCACTGAGCGGAGCGTGTTCCACTTCAGCTATGGGCACTTCTACCAGATGCCACCCATCAACGCGCAGTATGAGTTCCTCTACTTCCGGCCGGTGTATGTGGTGAAGGGGCAGCCTTCAGTGGATACGGACCCGGAGCGGGTAATCAATCTGACCCTGCAGCCCTTGAAACCGGAGAAGACCATCCAGTTTGAGATGGGTTTCAAGCACCACTTCGAGAACCTGGCGGTGCTCAATGTGACAGGCTTTTACAAGGACGTCTTCGATCAGGTGGAACGCGCGAGGTTTTTGGACAAACGCATCTATGGTGTGGACCCGTACACGGGCAACGAATCGCGCGTGTTTTACAGCAGTCGCTACAGCGGTGACTACGGCGATGCGCGGGGGGTGGAGGTGAGCTTGCGCACGCTCTTCAGTACGGACTTTGTCTTGGACATGAACTATAGCTTTTCCAAGAGCACGCACGGCACGGCTACTCCCTGGCAAATTCACATCGACAAGGACGGGAAGGTGACGTACCAATGGTATGTGGAGGCCAGCGATAGGCTCCCCACCGAGCGATCGTTCAGTCGGCCCCACATCTTGCGCGCCAACGTTTTCTTGAAGTATCCAATGGGGTGGCGAGTGCCTGGGCTTTTCCAGCTGTTGGGTAACAGCGACCTGAGCCTCTTGTATACCTACGTCAGCGGTCAGGCCTTCACTTACCTGGAACCGGATGACCCACCAGACCTCTTGGACAACCATCGCATGCCGGCCCGCCAGCAGTGGGACCTGAGGTTCAATCGGTACTTCTCCTTGGGGGAGCACACCTTTACGTTCTACACGAGGGTGACCAACTTGTTCAACCAGAAGAACATCAAGACGTGGGGGTTACCTGCAGCGTTTGACCCGGAGGCCATTGACCGTTTTGTGAAGACCGGGAAACCAAGTCTGGTTGATCCGGACGGCTTTGACATCAGCTATATGATCTACTATGCGCCGCGCAGCGTCTGGGTGGGCTTTCGCTATAACTTCCGCTGACCCAAAGCGGTGTGAGGGTCATAAACCAAGGAGTTGAGGATGCGCAAGGGAATGGTCCTTTTCGGGCTGACTGCTCTGTCGGCGCTGCTTATTGCAAGCACGGGTGCCGCGCAGGTGCGGGTGCCTCTTTTTAAGATCCATGACCGCGGGGAGCTGTGGGAGACCATGAAGGACAATGGGCAGCTCGGTGGTCTGTTTTCCCCTTTCGAGTACTATCCGAGCATGGACTGGCCTGGTGGTCCGGCGGTGCTCCCCAACAAAGACGAGCAACGCTCTTATAGCCAGGGCGGCGGGGTCTGGATTGGCGGCAAGAAGGCAAATGGTACCATCTTCTTCAACGAAATGGGGCCGTTTGACTTTGTGGACCTGGGGACCTTCTATCCGATGGAGGAGGTGGAGAATTTCATCGGCTCGCCAGGGTTTAACCCACACGAGGCCGAGGAGAAGATCACCGCGCGATGGCGCACCAGTGATGGCATCGAGGTGACCCGCCTCAGCAGGGCGTGGAGCTACCCCGCCTATGCAGATTTCATCATCATTGAGTACCTCTTCGTGAATAGGAGCGGACAGGCGCTTGGCGACGTCTACTTCGGGTTTGCTTACCTGCTGAGGCCTAGCTACCAGGATATACTCGTGCACGGTTTCTGGGGCGACAACCTGAACGTGGACGATGAGCTGGTTGGGTATGATGCGCAGCGCAGGCTCTTGTACGCATACGACTATTATCCCACCCAGGACATCAAATGGGATTGGGGCAATTATTGGGAGAAGCGGGGGGAGCTGCGCACTCCTGGATATGCTGGTTTTGGGCCCCTCTATTGGGACCCTCCCAGCAACGGGGCGGACCAACCGGCGACGGTGTTCTACGCACAGGTCATCAACAACGCCCATCGCCTGACCATAACCAGCCGCACCGCGGCAGACCTCTACGCCATTCTCAACGGGAGCGACAAGAGCCTCCAGGCGCCGGAGGGTGAGCAGTTGTCGCCCTTCATGCTGCAAGGCTTTGGACCTTACGACATGGCCGCTGGCGACACGGTGCGCATCGTCATGGTGGAGGCCGTGAACGGTATTGGCCTGGACCAGGCAGTGAAGGGGCTCGCCGCGCAGAACCTCCTGCCCGCCGGGCTGGATTCACTCAAAAAGACCGTGGACCGGGCTCAGCAGCTTTTCGCCCGCAACTACGCGCAGACCGCGCTGCCCCCGCCGGCACCGGAGGTTACCTACTACGTGCTGCCTTCCACGCAGGAAATCGTGCTCACCTGGGGGCCGGAGCTGGAGACGTGGGTGGACCCGCTCACTGGCGCTGCGGACCTGGACATCTTTCGCGTCTACCGCAGCGATCGTTCCTACATTGGGCCTTTTACCAAGGTGCGGGACATTCGCATCAGTCGCAGCACCGACCGCAGCCGCTTCTTTGACGCGGAACTGGGCAAGTGGAAGTACAAGGACAACACGGTGCAAGTGGGCGTGGGCTACTACTATGCCGTCACCTCGGTAGACAAAAGTGGGCTGGAGAGCGGCATGACCAATCGCAACACCAAGGCGCTGGTCACTGCGCGACAACCGGCCGAAAACGCACTCCATGTGAGCGTGTTCCCCAATCCCTTCCGATTGGTCTCTGGTCTTCCCACCTCTGGGGAGGAGAGCTCCATCGTCTTTACCAACCTGCCGGCCAAGTGCACGATTCGAATTTACACGGTAAGCGGCGAGCTGGTGCGTACCTTGGAACATGACAATCCCAACTCCGGCGAACACGTGTGGGACCAGCTGAGCGATTCTCGCCAGAAGACTGCCGCCGGCGTGTACCTATACACGGTGGAGTCCGAAGTGGGGAACGCCAAAGGGACATTGCTGCTCATCAAGTGAGCGACGGGAGACGTGGCGATGAGACGCGCGATTCTGCCTTGCATGATCATCCTCTGCCTCGGCACGGTGGGAGCCTGGGCACAGTGGGACTACGGATTTGAGTTCACAAAGGCTGGCTCCGCGGGTTTGCAGTTCTTGAAGATCGGCTTGGGCGGTCGCGAGACCGCCATGGGTGACGCTGGCTTGGCCACCGTGAGAGGGGTTAATGCCATCCATTGGAATCCGGCGGGAATAGCATACGTGGAGAAGGCTGAGGCTGGATTCACCCATCGCACTTGGCTTCTGGACATTCGCCTGAGCGCGGCAGCGGCGGCTGTCTCTTGGCGACACGTGG contains the following coding sequences:
- a CDS encoding zf-HC2 domain-containing protein, with translation MSARCLHKLDEICAALDEELDSEQCRMIRAHLEECPQCCAVVDSLRKTVRLFQCLPKADVPEEVDLRLWKVLKLEKPQS
- a CDS encoding sigma-70 family RNA polymerase sigma factor; this translates as MVLVQESEAELIERAKAGDRGAQAAIVRKYEQMVYNVALRLTGNVEEAEGVMQETFIKVLEALPSFRGDAQLGTWIYRIATNFALMQLRKRRTPVYSLEEYNLDESRDLAAFNRSLAESPEAMVLNAELRRVMEEAIEALPPKYKTAFVLKDMEGLSLQQIAEMLELNVATVKTHIHRARLFLRDRLAEYVERGKK
- the trxA gene encoding thioredoxin, whose protein sequence is MGKPVELTDANFASEVTEHKGLVLVDFWAEWCGPCRMVAPVVEKVAADYAGRLKVGKVNVDLHGKAAMTYGVTGIPTLILFKDGQVVDKIVGAVPEKELKKMVDRHLTPAKN
- a CDS encoding OsmC family protein encodes the protein MKAIVRQVQGLTFVGKADSNHWVAMDADPKVGGSNAGSRPMELLLVALAGCTGMDVASILDKMRVKYDDFYMEVEADRAKEHPKTFTAIRLKYVLVGDNIPPEAVNRAVQLSQSTYCSVSAMLRQACEISVDVEIRPKQAEQGR
- a CDS encoding DUF1858 domain-containing protein, with amino-acid sequence MSEERTPAPLVEGQTPIEELVNRYPRAVRFLMEHGIKCLACGEPVWGTVASSARDKGFSEAEIAALVHELNLYLAEE
- a CDS encoding TlpA family protein disulfide reductase, producing the protein MKALSITRALLLVVALLAAAWVDDAPQAQEGRKKAYDFRLKDLDGKTHSLSDFRGKVVIVDIWDTWCPPCRREIPEFAELHRAYADSGFVMIGVAAARNGVDAVRSFVREHRVPYLNLIATDEVFRGYGPIEGIPTTFVIDHEGYIHQKYVGYTPKQMFERDIKTLLARRKKMRDAR
- a CDS encoding helix-turn-helix domain-containing protein, translating into MTYYGVMRGVENIFNLRLAMVELATEKGRSEAVRQYNTTRRTARKWVRRHEEQGLTGLDQNRAPKHIPHKTPKAMEDRFIELRRNHPAWGPERLKMHYELRISAKAIARIIRQAGLVRRKKRKWQKQRDLREVKKQSRPFRLITIDVKDLCDDMDKHWPPMMRLHLPRDEYSARDVRTGGGWYAYGRTKESTNAAIFASYLLSSLKHYGVDMKGLTIQTPNGSEFIGSVRKRGESAFKEVLDDFGVRHCRIY
- a CDS encoding HAD hydrolase-like protein, which encodes MITIHPSEAPTLLEPLGQEFAIIENPAYVFPPYDVVPLAPKILTPRERLVAVVQDMDGTTTTTENLCLHSLETMVRRVTNRPRREEWTGLDRQRDYPHIIGNSTTKHVEYLLKTYGDAIDLEAFREAYLQAALWTVANRPDERRTEEVLTNLRHFGCADLLEVEPVRSWLARASDCGALAGVPEEARPSIQRVAQRIPLADFTDRVRAAIDIYYQRYHEILIHVRLGKAEQFRNLLPDPSRRLIEPMPGVAVFLAAVKGWLGAELALFYELLCGHCPDPGDAGPQRQTLAALGHHLEEHPLKVAVVTSSIAYEANIVLCEVFRVICEEVEAWPVSADRRRWLQEQFADYHRVFDVVVTASDSSEIRLKPHRDLYSLALHQLGVAKSDFNKVIGFEDSESGVIAIRAAGVGLCVAVPFSDTRGHNLEQAAYVLHGGLPEALLRHALFLDPRLLQG
- a CDS encoding TonB-dependent receptor, with product MTSFRRMFRVGIASELGVLVLMASLTWAGTTGKIAGVVKDADSGEPLPLANVTLKGTYLGAATDVKGRYHILSVPPGTYTLVVTMMGYTRVEVTNVRVSIDQTARVDISLRQAVLDLGTSVVVEASRPIIQKDLTTSIEVIGVDRLYQAPVSQVYEAVHLQTGVFFDPIPVEGNLSGTGRGEPRYSVRGGEQDEVVWFIDGTRSAAWAEAKADAGGSFTRINREAVKEVQVITGGFNAEYGQAQSGIVNVITKEGDQRYSWSVDYQYGPPHQRHFGTYLYDREKNIEFKRHTLVDSATGATYLDPAWWTPERQKQVYDYRAFADHQVQLSFGGPVPGKFIPLLGGELAKMTFFATARYQQEAYDLPRPRDTRNLSEFTLSGNYGVRPGLNIKFGGLYSHDAHATNGEESFPYFAKYYRGYGTLLDNYVTQLRLGVIHVLSPRLFYELKLSSYTLRQDETPSPYRVLGQSKNPDIWGWHRYDGFEDEPFLAHHFSSLAHNVTSDLAAVGNVSWQVNESNLLKTGFEFHYNTYKEDSWVLSEWSSDLRDWRCRGLNETYHPLQLAFYVQDKMEFESMILNVGVRYDLYDGNREWFTKDSFVLNPSLDPEYNPNADPDKDGIDSLGHKKWDFANVLAKPRFRVPAFHSINPRLGISFPITERSVFHFSYGHFYQMPPINAQYEFLYFRPVYVVKGQPSVDTDPERVINLTLQPLKPEKTIQFEMGFKHHFENLAVLNVTGFYKDVFDQVERARFLDKRIYGVDPYTGNESRVFYSSRYSGDYGDARGVEVSLRTLFSTDFVLDMNYSFSKSTHGTATPWQIHIDKDGKVTYQWYVEASDRLPTERSFSRPHILRANVFLKYPMGWRVPGLFQLLGNSDLSLLYTYVSGQAFTYLEPDDPPDLLDNHRMPARQQWDLRFNRYFSLGEHTFTFYTRVTNLFNQKNIKTWGLPAAFDPEAIDRFVKTGKPSLVDPDGFDISYMIYYAPRSVWVGFRYNFR